A single window of Fusobacterium perfoetens DNA harbors:
- a CDS encoding ExbD/TolR family protein: MKIERYRRRNNQNIILEMTPLIDVVFLLLIFFLVATTFEDIDTGIKIDLPQSTIREVKTVKEVQLSLTNSKEIFLKYQDGKENKKILIKKANLKRELSKVLAESENKAVVISGDKTLDYGFIVEIMTLSKEAGAEQLDIDTVFQK; encoded by the coding sequence ATGAAAATAGAAAGATATAGAAGAAGAAATAATCAAAATATTATTTTAGAAATGACTCCTCTTATAGACGTTGTCTTTCTTTTATTGATATTTTTCTTGGTAGCGACAACTTTTGAAGATATTGATACAGGAATAAAAATTGATTTGCCTCAATCTACAATTAGAGAGGTAAAAACAGTAAAAGAAGTACAACTTAGCTTGACAAATTCAAAAGAGATTTTCCTAAAATACCAAGATGGAAAAGAAAATAAAAAAATTCTTATAAAGAAAGCTAACTTAAAGAGAGAGTTATCAAAAGTGTTAGCTGAATCAGAAAATAAAGCTGTTGTAATAAGTGGAGATAAAACACTTGATTATGGATTTATAGTGGAAATTATGACTCTTTCTAAAGAGG